The following are encoded together in the Armatimonadota bacterium genome:
- a CDS encoding MBL fold metallo-hydrolase has translation MFVQQFFVKGLAHSSYLLSCGDQCAIVDPQRDIDVYLETAESMGLNITHILETHLHADFISGHMDLAAATGADIYAPKSAGCGFEHVPLSEGDTIQIGNITLTVLETPGHTPEHISYVVVDNVRGPEPAAVFCGDTLFVGDVGRPDLFPGQAEELANKLYSSLHDKLLKLPDFCEVYPAHGAGSLCGRAMGAKRTSTIGYERLYNAALQIKDRAEFVESLTTNMPAAPDHFSRCSAINGAGPAKIADLPKLSCLKPAEFRERAERDGVIVVDIRSFESFGGMHIPGAYHLDFGGNFSTFAGWILPPDAEILLVGDCEKQAAEAAVLLRRVGLDNVTAALHGGMFAWAKAGFPLAYVEQMSAHDVNRTITGGDGIVLLDVRAATEYEQHHIEGAINIPAPALRTRYTELDPNARIVVICSTGHRSSMAASLLKQRGFSNVVNASGGMTGYTAAGFAPECPVCVVPHGPRFMGQKMP, from the coding sequence ATGTTCGTTCAGCAGTTTTTCGTGAAAGGCCTTGCGCATAGTTCTTATCTCCTGTCGTGCGGCGACCAATGCGCCATCGTTGACCCACAGCGTGACATCGACGTCTACCTCGAGACGGCCGAGAGTATGGGGCTCAATATCACCCACATTCTCGAGACCCACCTCCACGCGGATTTCATCTCCGGACACATGGACCTTGCGGCTGCTACCGGTGCAGATATCTACGCGCCGAAGTCGGCGGGCTGCGGGTTCGAACACGTTCCTTTATCTGAGGGTGACACGATCCAGATCGGCAACATAACCCTGACGGTCCTGGAGACCCCGGGACACACCCCCGAGCATATCTCTTATGTGGTTGTCGACAATGTGCGTGGGCCCGAACCGGCCGCGGTTTTCTGTGGCGACACCCTCTTCGTCGGGGATGTCGGCCGTCCAGACCTTTTTCCCGGCCAGGCAGAGGAGCTTGCCAACAAGCTTTACTCCAGCCTTCACGACAAGCTCCTGAAGCTGCCCGATTTCTGCGAAGTCTACCCAGCCCACGGCGCCGGGTCTTTGTGTGGCCGGGCGATGGGCGCAAAGCGGACCAGCACCATCGGCTACGAGCGCCTCTACAACGCGGCCTTGCAGATCAAAGACAGGGCGGAGTTCGTTGAGTCGCTGACGACCAATATGCCCGCGGCGCCCGATCACTTCAGTCGCTGCAGCGCCATCAACGGCGCCGGTCCCGCGAAGATTGCGGATCTGCCGAAGCTGTCATGCCTCAAGCCCGCGGAGTTCAGGGAGCGTGCAGAACGCGACGGAGTGATCGTCGTGGACATCCGCAGCTTCGAGAGCTTCGGCGGGATGCATATCCCTGGGGCGTACCATCTGGACTTCGGCGGCAACTTCTCTACTTTCGCGGGATGGATACTCCCCCCTGATGCCGAGATATTGCTGGTAGGTGACTGCGAAAAGCAGGCGGCGGAGGCGGCTGTCCTTCTGCGCCGTGTAGGCCTGGATAATGTTACGGCCGCACTGCACGGCGGGATGTTCGCTTGGGCAAAGGCCGGGTTCCCGCTTGCATACGTGGAGCAGATGTCGGCCCACGATGTGAACCGGACCATCACCGGCGGCGACGGCATCGTGCTCCTGGATGTGCGCGCGGCAACAGAGTACGAACAGCATCACATCGAGGGCGCTATCAACATTCCTGCTCCTGCGCTCCGGACGCGGTACACGGAGTTGGACCCGAACGCCCGCATTGTGGTGATCTGCAGCACCGGCCACCGCTCCAGTATGGCCGCCAGTCTTCTCAAGCAGCGGGGCTTCAGCAATGTCGTGAACGCTTCCGGCGGCATGACCGGCTACACCGCCGCCGGCTTCGCGCCGGAGTGCCCGGTCTGCGTTGTGCCTCACGGGCCAAGGTTTATGGGTCAGAAAATGCCCTGA
- a CDS encoding LamG domain-containing protein, whose amino-acid sequence MDRALVGLALVALICSACHAAESGLIAHWNFDQGSGEVARDVTGNGHDAALKNVEWVPSPRGYALRFDSRDDLARYGQVETMNLSGDMTLAVWVKTDSSVEPKTNRILFGDGGAGVERNMNLRMDGYGYLRFEWADGTNNASLLAPSSLLNGSWKHVVVSADSGARLATMYVDGKQVAQMQMPLPISKAPVRERLTGWFYNGYFQGELDDIRLYSRALPATEITALYQSQADVEVGTAKVLYDGSVSPPVGRSALTLRNWSRDPRRVRLGREDEQRDVTLAPGEQTELEVGQVALTPAWTGRTDLFICGEGGQSGKLAVSTIRGDFADVQEVPITGQLYLEPLQVHVHDPWRAQMPPGKTQTVRVDLHLDVPRTQLAESTLSVRLVSRETGKVALVQAVEAPDASLELALDTRELPWGAYDATFALRDKSGSELASTKRLVTVLPGGAQQIRVLNNLVSELVDAQSRDLLGNRQVQFMNPRDGWVWFSATGQCSLSLGDQWLLSAQPEAGSAEAMRLLPAGKHTLTVTGVQTGLIVRAIPALLYNVFPSGPQIAPFGSNTWERLARYTLPNTNMIEGQVIDTPEYREWVAQGKMWIANLQAPGLIDKEEWTAEKLLNVWLNPRGWDLAKIGGIQVDEYYPGNPSTENVAATTLSIARLSEAPAFAGKLWIPFVVNMHGNPASELFMKTTLGCGWPFSIEVYAGEEPTEERNLQALRNRFLGVANDWERAYPGCMRRAIFTPMYAYLPYCTTNRYPQADFRVHLDMQMEILANDPALFGLWGIQPYRSNYVDEEILNCMGRMLRHYCIEGQTRRMLDDPYELRHVTDPDFEEGTEHWQVSAAEEGSITGGKFPGYGMLQGRYPPGAFGDTFAVMIRSARAPNTLSQQMKKLERGRLYSVKVITGDYADLTGGKSRKDTQVLSIAVDGAQVLEGGFSYPFRSARGPQPFTPEQPFWMTYHWLQFRAQGENATLRISDWAGPDLPGGPVGQQMMVSFIEVQPVLESP is encoded by the coding sequence ATGGATCGGGCACTTGTTGGTCTGGCGCTGGTGGCCCTCATCTGCTCGGCGTGTCACGCGGCTGAGTCGGGGCTTATCGCTCACTGGAACTTTGACCAGGGCAGCGGCGAGGTCGCCCGTGACGTCACCGGCAATGGGCACGATGCCGCGCTGAAGAACGTGGAATGGGTGCCATCGCCGCGGGGATACGCTCTGCGATTCGACAGCAGGGACGACCTGGCGAGGTACGGGCAGGTCGAGACGATGAACCTCAGCGGTGATATGACGCTGGCGGTCTGGGTGAAGACCGATTCGTCTGTAGAGCCGAAGACCAACCGCATCCTTTTCGGGGATGGAGGCGCCGGCGTCGAGCGCAACATGAATCTGCGCATGGACGGCTACGGTTACCTGCGCTTCGAGTGGGCCGACGGGACCAACAATGCGTCGCTGCTGGCACCCAGTTCGCTGCTAAACGGCTCTTGGAAGCACGTGGTGGTGAGCGCCGACAGCGGCGCCAGGCTGGCCACAATGTATGTTGACGGCAAACAGGTGGCACAGATGCAGATGCCCCTGCCCATCAGTAAGGCCCCTGTGCGCGAGCGCCTGACCGGGTGGTTCTACAACGGTTACTTCCAGGGCGAACTGGACGATATTCGGCTGTACTCCCGGGCTCTTCCGGCGACCGAGATCACGGCGCTGTATCAGTCTCAGGCCGATGTGGAAGTGGGGACTGCGAAGGTGCTGTACGACGGTTCCGTCTCGCCGCCGGTTGGTCGCTCTGCGCTCACCTTGCGCAACTGGAGCAGAGACCCCAGACGGGTCAGGCTCGGCAGGGAGGACGAACAGAGAGATGTCACCCTTGCGCCTGGCGAACAGACGGAACTGGAGGTCGGGCAGGTCGCGCTGACGCCCGCTTGGACAGGCCGCACGGACCTGTTCATCTGTGGCGAGGGTGGGCAGTCAGGAAAGCTGGCGGTGAGCACGATCCGTGGCGATTTCGCAGATGTGCAGGAAGTCCCTATCACCGGCCAACTGTATTTGGAACCGCTGCAGGTGCACGTCCACGATCCGTGGCGGGCGCAAATGCCGCCGGGCAAGACCCAGACCGTACGTGTGGATTTGCATCTCGATGTCCCCCGGACGCAGCTGGCTGAGAGCACGCTGTCGGTCCGCCTGGTATCACGGGAGACGGGGAAGGTCGCGCTCGTGCAGGCGGTCGAAGCGCCTGATGCCTCGCTGGAGCTTGCGCTGGATACCCGCGAACTGCCCTGGGGTGCGTATGACGCGACCTTCGCGCTGCGAGACAAGTCCGGCAGCGAACTGGCCTCGACCAAACGGCTCGTGACCGTGCTCCCCGGGGGGGCGCAGCAGATCCGGGTGCTGAACAATCTTGTGAGCGAGTTGGTGGACGCGCAATCGCGGGATCTCCTGGGGAACCGGCAGGTACAATTCATGAACCCCCGGGACGGCTGGGTGTGGTTCAGCGCAACGGGCCAGTGTTCACTGAGTCTGGGCGACCAGTGGCTGCTGTCCGCCCAACCCGAAGCCGGGTCCGCGGAGGCCATGCGCCTCCTGCCGGCGGGGAAGCACACACTGACGGTCACCGGCGTGCAGACGGGCCTAATCGTCCGGGCGATTCCGGCGCTCCTGTACAACGTGTTCCCCTCCGGTCCGCAGATTGCGCCTTTCGGGAGCAACACCTGGGAGCGTCTCGCCAGGTATACCTTGCCCAACACAAACATGATCGAGGGGCAGGTCATCGATACCCCGGAGTACCGCGAGTGGGTCGCCCAGGGGAAGATGTGGATCGCCAACCTCCAGGCCCCCGGGCTCATTGACAAGGAAGAGTGGACCGCCGAGAAGCTGCTGAATGTGTGGCTGAACCCTCGGGGCTGGGACCTTGCGAAGATCGGCGGCATCCAGGTGGACGAGTATTACCCGGGTAACCCGTCAACGGAGAACGTTGCCGCCACCACATTGTCCATCGCCCGGCTGTCCGAGGCCCCGGCTTTCGCAGGAAAACTGTGGATCCCCTTTGTCGTCAACATGCACGGGAACCCCGCCTCGGAGCTGTTCATGAAAACAACACTGGGCTGCGGCTGGCCTTTCTCGATCGAGGTGTACGCAGGCGAGGAGCCCACCGAGGAGCGCAACCTCCAAGCCCTGCGCAACCGGTTTCTCGGGGTGGCGAATGACTGGGAACGGGCCTATCCTGGCTGCATGCGCCGGGCGATTTTCACCCCGATGTACGCCTACCTGCCCTATTGCACCACGAATCGCTACCCCCAGGCGGATTTCCGGGTGCACCTCGACATGCAGATGGAGATACTCGCCAATGACCCTGCGCTCTTCGGACTGTGGGGCATCCAGCCGTACCGCTCTAACTATGTGGACGAAGAGATCCTCAACTGCATGGGCCGAATGCTGCGGCACTACTGCATCGAGGGGCAGACCCGCCGCATGCTGGACGATCCGTACGAATTACGCCACGTGACCGACCCGGACTTCGAAGAAGGCACCGAGCACTGGCAGGTCTCCGCGGCAGAGGAAGGTTCGATTACGGGGGGCAAGTTCCCCGGGTACGGCATGCTCCAGGGCAGATATCCGCCGGGGGCATTTGGAGATACTTTCGCAGTGATGATCCGCAGCGCAAGGGCTCCGAACACCCTGAGTCAGCAGATGAAAAAACTGGAACGGGGGCGCCTGTATTCAGTCAAGGTGATCACGGGCGATTACGCCGATCTGACCGGCGGCAAGAGCCGGAAGGATACCCAGGTCCTGTCCATAGCCGTCGACGGCGCACAAGTGTTGGAGGGCGGCTTCAGTTACCCCTTCCGCAGCGCCCGCGGACCGCAGCCCTTCACTCCGGAGCAGCCCTTCTGGATGACCTACCACTGGCTGCAGTTCCGAGCACAAGGCGAAAACGCGACCCTCCGCATCAGCGACTGGGCCGGCCCCGATTTGCCGGGGGGACCGGTGGGGCAGCAGATGATGGTCAGCTTCATTGAAGTGCAGCCGGTGCTGGAAAGTCCGTAG
- a CDS encoding YeeE/YedE family protein — translation MLKGLHGDKSKQMYVGLLLGICFGFLLQRGGATSYDVIIGQLLWHDFTVVKIMLSAVLVGMIGVHALRSLGLAELHPKAGSVGMTVIGSLIFGVGFGVLGYCPGTVAGAVGQGSLDAVFGGVVGILIGAGLFASVYPELQKGILNKWHFGELTFPQLFNVNPWVVVVPVSGLIVGLLLWIESAGL, via the coding sequence ATGCTCAAGGGTCTGCACGGCGACAAGAGTAAGCAGATGTATGTCGGGCTACTGCTGGGCATCTGTTTTGGCTTCCTGCTGCAACGGGGCGGCGCAACCAGCTACGATGTGATCATCGGCCAATTGCTCTGGCACGACTTCACCGTGGTCAAGATCATGCTGTCTGCGGTCCTGGTTGGTATGATTGGCGTTCACGCCCTTCGAAGTCTCGGGCTTGCCGAACTGCACCCGAAGGCTGGCTCAGTAGGCATGACAGTGATCGGCTCCTTGATCTTTGGCGTCGGATTCGGCGTACTGGGGTATTGTCCCGGAACAGTGGCCGGCGCGGTTGGGCAGGGCTCGCTGGATGCCGTCTTCGGGGGTGTTGTGGGAATCCTCATCGGCGCGGGACTGTTCGCGTCGGTCTACCCTGAGCTGCAAAAGGGGATTCTCAATAAGTGGCATTTCGGCGAACTGACCTTCCCGCAGCTGTTCAACGTGAACCCCTGGGTGGTGGTTGTTCCGGTCTCAGGACTCATCGTCGGGCTACTCCTGTGGATCGAGAGCGCGGGCCTGTGA
- a CDS encoding right-handed parallel beta-helix repeat-containing protein, which produces MARLVMLGMWTVILGVLSMCASAQTPTWNVSPEGNDAWSGQLAAPNAEGTDGPLASLAAALEASRKRAGQPRRIVLSAGRHYVEKPLVLDSRDTDLTIEGAGAGNTILYGGRKIAGWRRDGDRFWVADIPGVREGQWDFRALVVNDRLCPRARYPETGRLTHESNFPVRWMSTAGGGWERKPTQKELTTLQYKAGDIGPWLSVKNAEVTVYHMWDESMIGLAAHDPETRTLTFANPSGHPPGAFGVKTYVVWNVKEGMTKPGQWYLDRDEGRVVYWPLEGEDMETALVVAPTVETILELQGKQGSPVRNVSLQAFTLSTTTTPCKAGGFGASNYRGALQIGSCEGIRVTDIEITNTAGHGIREWGTKDFEVRNCRLHHLGAGGLRTGGGNATIEGNQIHHVGLVYPSAVALMAGGGPGQYIIRRNEIHDTPYSGMANGGTNTLVEENLLYRCMQELHDGAAIYMGGGRGHILRRNVVRDIVQVGEGYGVSAYYLDEKCRDCVVERNVSIGVRRPSHNHMTVNCTVRDNVFITDGDMDLSFARSSGFKVIGNTLYLNGKVNVGDPDAIAEWSDNLIVQSGDVTPAISDAMPAVTRPQRDAPLYANVIPLTNPPTVDGKLDGEEWPAGGIGLGQLPDQRAARGAPVTAKLCATETDLYVAVNVVSMYPEERKTGTQWGVDEGIEIAVQGKREDGSAVDYVLRGFTDGSVSSLSLAGATEAEANAFGQAIEYGASVDKTIWRCELRVPFAALRFIPADKAQLPLNITVYRSEDNQYLQWAGTLGETYDLKRGGRVIFRGPQTSAAPKPKPVAIAAFMETPTTMDAAAARAEWPGTALTLQEDPNGAPLGGKPCSAQVVNDGKSLFVRLTVPVASKDAISLGSEWRVNDGAEVCIRGKTSQGAAVTWVLHGFADGTLEGSTEAGAPEAAAKALAQACKFQTAVGEADWQAFWQLPLEALGVSPGQKDIPFNLGVFRSRPGEWINWVGTQGPTWKLENGGLLAVEKAG; this is translated from the coding sequence ATGGCTCGTCTGGTCATGCTCGGTATGTGGACAGTGATCCTGGGGGTGCTCTCTATGTGTGCAAGCGCCCAGACACCAACCTGGAACGTGTCGCCGGAAGGGAATGATGCGTGGTCCGGTCAGTTGGCCGCGCCCAACGCCGAAGGTACCGACGGGCCGCTGGCAAGTCTTGCGGCCGCCCTTGAAGCATCCCGGAAGCGGGCCGGGCAGCCCCGCCGCATTGTCCTGTCCGCGGGCAGGCATTACGTCGAAAAGCCCCTGGTTCTCGATTCCCGCGATACCGACCTGACCATCGAGGGCGCGGGAGCGGGGAACACCATTCTCTACGGCGGCAGGAAGATCGCTGGCTGGCGCAGGGATGGGGACAGGTTCTGGGTGGCGGACATCCCCGGCGTCAGAGAAGGGCAGTGGGACTTCCGGGCGCTTGTTGTCAATGATCGCCTCTGCCCACGCGCTCGGTACCCCGAGACCGGTCGCCTCACACACGAGAGCAACTTCCCGGTGCGTTGGATGAGCACGGCTGGTGGCGGCTGGGAGCGGAAGCCGACCCAGAAAGAACTGACCACGCTGCAGTATAAAGCCGGGGACATCGGCCCGTGGCTCAGCGTGAAGAACGCCGAGGTCACGGTCTATCACATGTGGGACGAGTCCATGATCGGTCTTGCGGCCCATGACCCGGAGACCCGTACCCTCACCTTCGCGAATCCCTCCGGACATCCTCCCGGCGCCTTCGGCGTGAAGACCTACGTGGTCTGGAATGTGAAAGAGGGTATGACAAAGCCCGGCCAGTGGTATCTCGACCGAGATGAGGGCCGGGTCGTCTACTGGCCGCTTGAGGGCGAGGACATGGAGACCGCGCTCGTGGTCGCTCCCACCGTGGAGACCATACTCGAACTGCAGGGCAAGCAAGGCAGCCCGGTTCGGAACGTAAGCCTTCAGGCCTTTACGCTCTCGACCACCACAACGCCCTGCAAGGCCGGTGGGTTCGGGGCCAGCAATTACCGGGGCGCCCTGCAGATCGGCAGTTGCGAGGGCATCAGGGTGACAGACATTGAAATCACAAACACCGCCGGCCACGGAATCCGGGAGTGGGGCACGAAGGATTTCGAGGTACGCAACTGCCGCCTGCACCATCTCGGCGCGGGTGGCCTCCGTACAGGTGGCGGCAATGCCACCATCGAAGGCAACCAGATTCATCATGTCGGCCTGGTATATCCCAGCGCGGTCGCCCTCATGGCCGGCGGAGGACCAGGACAGTACATCATCCGCCGCAATGAGATCCATGACACTCCTTATTCGGGCATGGCTAATGGTGGCACCAACACGCTGGTCGAGGAGAACCTGCTGTACCGCTGCATGCAGGAACTCCATGATGGCGCCGCCATTTACATGGGCGGGGGGCGAGGGCATATTCTGCGGCGCAATGTGGTGCGCGATATCGTGCAGGTGGGGGAGGGGTACGGGGTCTCCGCCTATTACCTTGACGAGAAATGTCGGGACTGCGTGGTGGAGCGCAACGTCTCTATTGGCGTGCGTCGTCCCAGCCACAACCACATGACCGTGAACTGCACCGTGCGTGATAATGTGTTCATCACCGATGGGGACATGGACCTGTCCTTCGCGCGGAGCTCAGGGTTCAAGGTCATCGGGAACACGCTGTATCTCAACGGTAAGGTGAATGTAGGCGACCCCGACGCTATCGCCGAGTGGTCCGACAATCTGATCGTGCAAAGTGGCGACGTGACGCCGGCCATCAGCGACGCCATGCCTGCGGTCACCCGCCCACAGCGAGACGCGCCCCTGTATGCCAACGTCATCCCCCTGACGAACCCGCCGACGGTGGACGGCAAGCTGGACGGCGAGGAGTGGCCCGCCGGCGGCATTGGTCTCGGGCAGTTGCCGGACCAGCGCGCCGCCCGGGGCGCTCCTGTGACTGCCAAGCTCTGCGCCACCGAGACCGACCTGTACGTGGCCGTGAATGTGGTAAGCATGTACCCCGAGGAGCGCAAGACCGGTACTCAGTGGGGGGTGGACGAAGGTATCGAAATTGCGGTGCAGGGTAAGCGAGAAGACGGCTCGGCAGTGGACTACGTGCTCCGAGGCTTTACTGACGGCAGCGTGAGCAGTCTGTCTCTCGCGGGAGCGACCGAGGCCGAGGCCAACGCTTTCGGGCAGGCTATCGAATACGGCGCATCCGTGGACAAGACCATCTGGCGCTGCGAATTGCGGGTCCCCTTTGCCGCTCTGCGTTTTATCCCGGCGGACAAGGCCCAGTTGCCCCTGAACATCACCGTCTACCGCAGCGAGGACAACCAGTATCTGCAGTGGGCCGGGACCCTCGGAGAGACGTATGACCTCAAACGCGGGGGCCGGGTGATTTTCCGGGGGCCGCAGACATCTGCTGCACCGAAGCCGAAACCCGTGGCCATCGCCGCTTTCATGGAAACGCCCACGACCATGGACGCCGCGGCAGCCCGGGCTGAATGGCCCGGGACCGCACTGACGCTCCAGGAAGACCCCAATGGAGCACCCTTGGGCGGCAAACCCTGTTCGGCGCAGGTTGTGAACGACGGGAAAAGCCTGTTCGTGCGCCTGACAGTACCCGTCGCCTCGAAAGACGCGATCTCCCTGGGGTCGGAATGGCGCGTCAACGACGGCGCCGAGGTCTGCATCCGTGGCAAGACATCGCAAGGCGCGGCGGTCACGTGGGTCCTGCACGGCTTCGCCGACGGAACGCTCGAGGGCAGCACCGAAGCCGGGGCTCCCGAGGCAGCGGCGAAGGCACTGGCGCAAGCCTGCAAGTTCCAGACGGCAGTTGGGGAGGCAGACTGGCAGGCTTTCTGGCAGCTTCCGCTCGAAGCACTCGGAGTGTCCCCTGGGCAGAAAGACATCCCCTTCAACCTGGGGGTGTTTCGCAGCAGGCCGGGAGAATGGATCAACTGGGTGGGCACCCAGGGTCCCACATGGAAGCTCGAGAATGGGGGCCTGCTGGCCGTGGAAAAGGCCGGATAG
- a CDS encoding right-handed parallel beta-helix repeat-containing protein has translation MTIRLITLVAALLVSSIGVLAQEATMQEPGTITVSPSGAEDDTATVLAALEKCRAENARKLVFAPGTYNLHAGRNPANATIAFILQDMHDLTIDGQGSLLNFHGITGCFLFVNCSKITVQGFTVDYPRPAQSVGTVIASEGKHFDVEVLPEFPVVGGEPVEAFMDFDPETRLPRKRGVDVYYGVDSTELIAPQVLRVHTKNPCNVPVGVLMALRHKVYGPSGFVMSRCSDMRLQDITLYHVPGMGAIGSVSRDITLERFNVLLKPGTGRLVSASADATHFGGCKGTVRIQDCVFEGMGDDAVNIKSGLYLSVRKIENERTILGQHNLKMVDAPDPGDTMEICHVDNLVPYATATVESVEILPGGENMHRVVLRDPLPDGLREDDVLGNASRAPAIRISNCEIRRNRARGFLIQSRDAVIENCRFKDVTGGGIWVMTEVVHFFESIGTRDITVRNCTFDNCNYGAALGDGVLSAFAWLKDFRFPPEPGVHRNILFEGNTIRGADNAGIFVAGVDGITLRNNIIEGACSNPTREQTKAAISILSSRDIAVEGNTALPEKQGAGCTAALSLGPDVETGTVRVEGNTGF, from the coding sequence ATGACCATCCGCCTGATCACTCTTGTCGCGGCCTTGCTTGTGTCCAGCATCGGAGTATTGGCCCAGGAGGCGACCATGCAGGAACCCGGTACCATCACCGTCTCACCGTCCGGCGCAGAAGATGACACTGCCACAGTCCTCGCAGCCCTGGAGAAATGCCGGGCCGAGAACGCGAGGAAGCTGGTGTTCGCGCCGGGAACCTACAACTTGCATGCCGGGCGAAACCCCGCCAACGCCACCATCGCCTTCATACTGCAGGACATGCACGACCTGACCATTGACGGCCAGGGATCGCTGCTCAACTTCCACGGCATCACCGGCTGCTTCCTGTTCGTAAACTGCAGCAAGATCACCGTGCAGGGCTTTACCGTCGATTATCCCCGGCCCGCGCAGTCGGTGGGCACCGTGATCGCATCGGAGGGCAAACACTTCGACGTGGAGGTGCTGCCGGAGTTCCCGGTTGTTGGGGGCGAGCCCGTGGAGGCATTCATGGACTTCGACCCCGAGACCCGCCTGCCACGCAAACGCGGGGTGGACGTGTACTACGGTGTGGATTCCACGGAACTCATCGCACCGCAAGTCCTGCGCGTTCACACGAAAAACCCCTGCAATGTGCCCGTGGGGGTGCTGATGGCCCTGCGCCACAAAGTCTACGGCCCCAGCGGGTTCGTGATGAGCCGCTGCTCAGACATGCGCTTGCAGGACATCACCCTCTACCACGTGCCGGGCATGGGCGCCATCGGCTCTGTTAGCCGGGACATCACCCTGGAGCGCTTCAACGTGCTGCTCAAGCCCGGCACTGGCCGGCTGGTCTCGGCCAGCGCGGATGCCACCCATTTCGGCGGCTGCAAGGGCACGGTGCGCATCCAGGACTGCGTGTTTGAGGGCATGGGCGACGACGCGGTGAACATCAAGTCCGGACTATACCTGAGCGTGCGCAAGATCGAAAACGAGCGCACGATCCTTGGCCAGCACAACCTGAAGATGGTGGATGCGCCGGATCCGGGCGATACCATGGAGATCTGCCACGTAGACAATCTCGTCCCTTACGCAACCGCCACAGTGGAGTCCGTGGAAATCCTGCCGGGTGGTGAAAACATGCACCGGGTGGTCCTGCGCGACCCGCTCCCGGACGGGCTGCGCGAAGACGACGTTCTGGGGAATGCGAGCCGGGCCCCGGCGATCCGCATCAGCAACTGCGAAATCCGCCGCAACCGCGCCCGTGGGTTCCTGATCCAGTCGCGGGATGCGGTCATCGAGAACTGCCGCTTCAAGGACGTTACCGGCGGAGGCATCTGGGTGATGACCGAAGTGGTGCACTTCTTCGAGTCCATCGGCACACGGGACATCACTGTCCGCAACTGCACCTTTGACAACTGCAACTATGGCGCCGCCCTGGGCGACGGTGTCCTGAGCGCGTTCGCGTGGCTCAAAGACTTCCGGTTCCCGCCCGAACCTGGGGTACACCGGAACATACTCTTTGAGGGTAACACGATCCGTGGGGCCGACAACGCGGGGATCTTCGTGGCAGGCGTGGATGGGATCACCCTCCGCAACAACATCATCGAGGGCGCTTGCAGCAATCCCACCCGGGAGCAGACGAAGGCCGCGATCTCCATCTTGAGCAGCCGAGACATTGCCGTTGAGGGCAATACCGCATTGCCCGAGAAGCAAGGAGCAGGTTGCACCGCAGCGCTCTCACTGGGTCCGGATGTAGAGACCGGTACCGTGAGGGTCGAGGGTAACACCGGGTTTTGA
- a CDS encoding YeeE/YedE family protein, producing MRSWSPYLVGAGIGVLSWLAFLLSNKPIGCSAAFARTSGMIEKLFRAEKVRENAYYKAFVPEIDWEWMLVVGVIIGAFISAQLAGTFDLRWVPDRFAQAFGDDPLARLAVALIGGIFMGFGARWANGCTSGHGISGTLQLAVSGWIAAACFFIAGIATAMFIYRVFGT from the coding sequence ATGCGAAGCTGGTCACCGTACCTCGTCGGCGCGGGTATCGGTGTCCTGAGCTGGCTCGCCTTTCTTCTGTCGAACAAGCCCATCGGGTGCTCCGCTGCTTTCGCACGGACCAGCGGGATGATCGAGAAGCTTTTCCGCGCCGAGAAGGTGCGGGAGAACGCCTACTACAAGGCATTCGTGCCGGAGATCGATTGGGAATGGATGCTGGTGGTGGGGGTGATCATTGGCGCCTTCATCTCGGCACAGCTTGCCGGGACCTTTGATCTGCGCTGGGTTCCGGACCGTTTCGCGCAGGCCTTCGGTGATGACCCGCTTGCCCGTCTGGCCGTGGCCCTGATCGGTGGCATCTTCATGGGTTTCGGTGCGCGCTGGGCCAACGGCTGCACAAGCGGCCACGGGATCAGCGGCACGCTCCAGTTGGCCGTAAGCGGCTGGATCGCCGCAGCCTGCTTTTTCATCGCCGGGATCGCGACAGCGATGTTCATCTACCGCGTTTTCGGAACGTAA